Proteins co-encoded in one Primulina huaijiensis isolate GDHJ02 unplaced genomic scaffold, ASM1229523v2 scaffold9501_ERROPOS106556, whole genome shotgun sequence genomic window:
- the LOC140970587 gene encoding transcription initiation factor IIB-2-like isoform X1 has product MADTYCPDCKRTTEVVFDHSAGDTVCSECGLVLEGHSIDETSEWRTFANESGEKDPVRVGGPKNPLLAEGGLSTVISKPKGSTGEYLSSSVSRWQNRGSNPDRSLIQAFKTIAIMADRHARAHNKVMHLLQV; this is encoded by the exons ATGGCGGATACGTACTGCCCGGACTGCAAGAGAACGACGGAGGTGGTGTTCGATCACTCGGCGGGGGATACGGTGTGTTCCGAGTGTGGGCTGGTGTTGGAGGGGCATTCCATCGACGAGACTTCTGAATGGCGGACTTTTGCTAATGAGAGCGGGGAGAAGGACCCGGTTCGGGTGGGCGGGCCGAAAAACCCGTTACTGGCGGAGGGTGGGTTGTCCACCGTGATCTCCAAGCCCAAAGGATCGACGGGGGAGTACTTGTCTTCGTCGGTGAGTCGGTGGCAGAACCGGGGATCGAACCCGGATAGGTCGCTCATCCAGGCGTTCAAGACCATTGCTATAATGGCTGACAG gCACGCTCGTGCCCACAACAAAGTAATGCATCTTCTTCAAGTGTAA
- the LOC140970586 gene encoding F-box protein At1g30200-like codes for MNSNENIFDRLPDDVVFLIFSKLQDAKSLCLSMYVCRRFQFIVPRVSEVFLPIPRRRAVLKDNGEEIVTIKRGFMNPVFRILTKPFHFVSRIIKFKSRNAENDCDSWSYYEPNDVLKPFEEIRALHLRLPCHVIQKPCSGTGKSNSKTFLRWKADFGDQLRSCVMLGAKSWTEKCKNEENFQQTVPGSEHEQRVISDGEMKLRIVWTISCLIAASARHYMVQETVKNKKMIETVVVSDESDQGWLCMNKEQIEELKVSGGMGMECRSRLPALRMKMWYSEKMELPGCGKVMDGATLVVIWSAGNGEAEGRSTVDLVRAAFGGEGEEKVVGDFARKLVGGKKCYVLEMNSF; via the coding sequence ATGAATTCCAATGAAAACATCTTCGACCGTTTACCAGATGatgttgtttttttaatttttagcaAACTACAAGATGCAAAATCTCTTTGCTTATCCATGTATGTCTGCAGACGTTTTCAGTTCATAGTTCCTCGTGTTTCTGAAGTTTTCCTCCCCATACCTCGGAGAAGAGCTGTACTCAAGGACAATGGAGAGGAAATTGTTACCATTAAAAGAGGTTTCATGAATCCTGTCTTCCGAATCCTGACGAAACCCTTCCATTTCGTATCTCGGATCATCAAATTCAAGTCTAGGAATGCGGAAAATGATTGTGATTCTTGGTCATATTATGAACCTAATGATGTTTTGAAACCGTTCGAAGAAATTCGCGCGCTTCACCTCAGGCTACCGTGCCATGTTATTCAAAAACCATGTTCAGGAACAGGTAAGAGTAATTCAAAGACATTTCTGAGGTGGAAGGCAGATTTCGGGGACCAACTTCGCAGCTGCGTCATGCTTGGAGCCAAATCCTGGACTGAAAAGTGTAAAAACGAGGAGAATTTCCAACAAACAGTGCCCGGATCGGAGCACGAACAACGTGTGATTTCTGATGGTGAAATGAAGCTGAGGATTGTGTGGACGATTTCTTGTTTAATCGCGGCCTCCGCAAGGCATTATATGGTTCAAGAAACggtgaaaaataagaaaatgatCGAAACTGTGGTGGTTTCGGATGAAAGTGATCAGGGTTGGCTTTGTATGAACAAAGAACAGATCGAGGAATTGAAGGTGAGTGGAGGAATGGGGATGGAGTGCAGAAGTAGATTGCCAGCGTTGAGGATGAAGATGTGGTATTCGGAGAAGATGGAGCTACCGGGTTGTGGGAAGGTAATGGATGGGGCGACGCTGGTGGTCATATGGTCCGCAGGCAACGGGGAGGCGGAGGGTAGGAGCACCGTAGACTTGGTGCGGGCGGCATTTGGTGGAGAGGGGGAGGAGAAGGTGGTGGGGGACTTTGCTAGGAAATTGGTTGGGGGAAAGAAATGTTATGTATTGGAAATGAATTCGTTTTAA
- the LOC140970587 gene encoding transcription initiation factor IIB-2-like isoform X2, translating to MADTYCPDCKRTTEVVFDHSAGDTVCSECGLVLEGHSIDETSEWRTFANESGEKDPVRVGGPKNPLLAEGGLSTVISKPKGSTGEYLSSSVSRWQNRGSNPDRSLIQAFKTIAIMADRIVYFARC from the exons ATGGCGGATACGTACTGCCCGGACTGCAAGAGAACGACGGAGGTGGTGTTCGATCACTCGGCGGGGGATACGGTGTGTTCCGAGTGTGGGCTGGTGTTGGAGGGGCATTCCATCGACGAGACTTCTGAATGGCGGACTTTTGCTAATGAGAGCGGGGAGAAGGACCCGGTTCGGGTGGGCGGGCCGAAAAACCCGTTACTGGCGGAGGGTGGGTTGTCCACCGTGATCTCCAAGCCCAAAGGATCGACGGGGGAGTACTTGTCTTCGTCGGTGAGTCGGTGGCAGAACCGGGGATCGAACCCGGATAGGTCGCTCATCCAGGCGTTCAAGACCATTGCTATAATGGCTGACAG AATTGTGTACTTTGCCCGGTGTTAG